The Gossypium arboreum isolate Shixiya-1 unplaced genomic scaffold, ASM2569848v2 Contig00210, whole genome shotgun sequence genome has a segment encoding these proteins:
- the LOC128288390 gene encoding 50S ribosomal protein L2, chloroplastic-like, whose protein sequence is MAEWLKRPTHNWRIRRFNSYWMHANGTLNKSIGIGSVSMESHHLYITNWCGSTRTEIKHWVELFFGVKVIAMNSHRLPGKGRRMGPIMGHTMHYRRMIITLQPGTHNGAVDSQVKSNPRNNLIYGQHRCGKGRNARESLPQGIESHKRLYRKIDFRRNEKDIYGRIVTIEYDPNRNAYICLIHYGDGEKRYILHPRGAIIGDTIVSGTEVPIKMGNALPLSAV, encoded by the exons ATGGCTGAATGGTTAAAGCGCCCAACTCATAATTGGCGAATTCGTAGGTTCAATTCCTACTGGATGCACGCCAATGGGACCCTCAATAAGTCTATTGGAATTGGCTCTGTATCAATGGAATCTCATCATCTATACATAACGAATTGGTGTG GATCAACTAGGACAGAAATAAAGCATTGGGTCGAACTCTTCTTTGGTGTCAAGGTAATAGCTATGAATAGTCATCGACTCCCCGGAAAGGGTAGAAGAATGGGACCTATTATGGGACATACAATGCATTACAGGCGTATGATCATTACGCTTCAACCGG GCACACACAATGGAGCCGTAGACAGTCAAGTGAAATCCAATCCACGAAATAATTTGATCTATGGACAGCATCGTTGTGGTAAAGGTCGTAATGCCAGAGAATCATTACCGCAAGGCATAGAGAGTCATAAGCGTCTATACCGTAAAATTGATTTTCGACGAAATGAAAAAGACATATATGGTAGAATCGTAACCATAGAATACGACCCTAATCGAAATGCATACATTTGTCTCATACACTATGGGGATGGTGAGAAGAGATATATTTTACATCCCAGAGGGGCTATAATTGGAGATACCATTGTTTCTGGTACAGAAGTTCCTATAAAAATGGGAAATGCCCTACCTTTGAGTGCGGTTTGA